CGCGTGAGCCCGGAGAGCGCGCCCGAGAGCTCATTGCGGTGCAATACGTCGAACGTGACGTAGCGCATGGGCAGATCACGATACGAATGCTTGCTCGACGCGAAGTACAAATGGTGCGACGGGCAGTTCATCGGCTTGAGCGACATGTCGTGCTCGCCGGTCTCACTGTCGAGCACGAGGAACATGTTTTCCTTGTACTTGCCCCAGTGGCCGGACTGCTCCCACAGCGCCTTGTTGTACAGCAGCGGCGTCTTGATTTCCTTGAACGCTTCCTGCTGACGCTCGCGTACGAACGCTTCGAGCGTGTTGTACAACGTGGTGCCCTTGGGCGTCCAGAACACGGCGCCGGGCGCGACGGGGAACAGCTGGAACAGATCGAGCGCCTTACCCAGCACCCGATGGTCGCGCTTCTTGGCTTCCTCGAGATTGTGCAGGTGCTGCTCGAGTTCGTCCTTCTTGAAGAAGGCCGTGGCATAAATGCGCTGCAGCATTTGGCGCTTCACATCGCCGCGCCAGTAGGCGCCGGCCGTCGTGAGCAGCTTGAAATGCTTCAGATACGACGTATCCGGCACATGCGGGCCGCGGCACAGGTCGATGAACGGGCCGTCGGTGTACGTGGAGATGACTTCGTCGCTGCCCTCGAAATCGTCGAGGCGCTCGAGCTTGAGCGGATCGTCGGCGAAGCGCACGCGCGCCTCGGCCAACGACACTTCTTCGCGCACGAACGGATACTTCTCGGCCACGACCTTTTTCATCTCGGCTTCGAACGCGGCCAGATCTTCGGGCGTGAACGGCTTCTCGACTTCGAAGTCGTAGTAGAAGCCATCATCGATCGCCGGACCGAACCCGATCTTGGCATCGGGACGCAGTCGGCGCACCGCCGTGGCCAGGATATGGGCGCCGGAGTGCCGCAGCACCTGGACGGCCCGCGGGTCCTTTTCCGTGATGACCACGAAGGAACCCGATGCGCGCAACGGGGTCATGAGGTCCAACACCTCTCCATCCACCGCGACCGCCAGCGACGCCTGCAGCAGGCGTGCCCCGATCGAGCCCACCACATCGCGCGCCAGCGTCCCGGGCGGGACCTCGCGTGTGGAGCCATCGGGAAGTGTCAGGACGATGTGCGCGTGGGCAGCAGCGTCAGCAGGAGATTGCGAACCGGCAGTCATCAGGAGCGGGCAGAAAGGTGAACGCCCTCGCTGAGCGAGGACGGTCAAGTTATCCTTGCACAAGGAGTCACGCCAAGATCAAACGCGATCCTCTTCTCGATCGCGGTGAACTGGCGTCGGGTCACGGAGGTGGCACCATGGCACAATCCCGATTCAGGAAGCGTCCGACGCGGACCTCGTCGGTACTGTTGGTGGCGCTCGGCGCGGTTGCCGGCGTCGCGCTGGGCATGCTGGTCGCCGATCGCGTCGGCGGCGTGGACGGACTGCTGCTGCCGCGGCGGTCGAGGCAGCCGCCGGCAGCCCGGGCCCGAGGGCTGGCGCGGCGACGAACGCCGCACCGACTCGTTCGATGAGCTCGCCGACGATGACTCGGAGCTGTCCGGCGAGTCGATCGCCCACATGCACGTCCGGCGTCGCGGGGATTCACCGGCGCCCCGCCCCGAGGCGATGCCCGACCGCCTGTCCACTCGCGAGCGCCTGCGAGACCGCATGCGCGACCGCCGCACACGCTCCATCGAGCCTCAGACCGAGCCTCAGGCCGCCGTTGCTCCGATGGCCGACGTGGTCGTGACCCCCATGGGTCCATCGGTGCCGACCCACGAGGAGCTGGAGGCCCGGGTGCTCGAGGCATTCCGGCACGATCCGGTGCTCGAGGCGCGCGCCATCGATATCGGCGCCGTGGGCGCGGGCACCATCGAACTGACCGGGTGGGTCGAAAGCACCGCAGAGATCGCGCACGCGCTCACGCTGGCCCGCGGAGTTCCCGACGTCACTGCGGTGGTCGATCATCTGGCCGTACACGGGCCGGGATCGATCCAGAGCCACCGGACGGCGCAGTACGAAACGCCGCGCGGACGGTGAGTCCGGCGTAGGCCGGCAGGCTGCCTTTCGGTGTTATCTTGGGCCATGACTGCGCCCGATACGAATCCGCTGCCGACGACCTACGACGCCGCCGCCACTGAGTCCACCTGGTACGCCCGGTGGACCGAGCACGGTGTGTTCACTGCCGATGCCGAACGCGCCGCCACGCGCGAGCCGTTCGTGATCGTCATCCCGCCGCCCAATGTGACGGCGGTGCTGCACATGGGGCATGGCCTCAACAACACCGTGCAGGACGTGCTCATTCGCTGGCGCCGCATGGCCGGCGATGAAGCGCTCTGGCTCCCCGGCACCGACCACGCGGGCATCGCCACGCAGAACGTGGTGGAGAAGCAGCTCGCGGCGCAGGGACAGACGCGCTTTGACGTGGGCCGCGGGCCCTTCGTCGACAAAGTCGCCGAGTTCGTGGAACACACCGGCGGCGAGATCCTGAATCAGCTGAAGGCGATCGGATCGAGCGCCGACTGGTCGCGCACGGCCTACACGTTCTCCCCCGCCCTCTCGAAGTCGGTGCGTGAGGCGTTCGTGCGCCTGCACGAAGACGGCCTGGTGTACAAGGGCCATCGCGTGATCCACTGGTGCCCGCGCTGCGGCACCTCGCTGTCGGATGAAGAGGCGGAGTTCACCGACACGACGGGCAAGCTGTATCACCTCAGGTACACGCTCGCCGACGACCCGACGCAATCGATTACCGTGGCGACCACGCGCCCGGAAACGATGCTCGGCGACGTGGCCGTGGCCGTCAATCCCGAGGACGAACGTTATCTCGCGATGATCGGCAAGGACGTCGTGCTGCCGATCAACGGCGTGCGCGTTCCGATCATCGCCGACAGCTACACCGACGCCGCGTTCGGCACCGGTGCCGTGAAGATCACGCCCGCGCACGATGCGAACGACTTCGAGGTGGGCAAGCGCCACGGACTGGCGATGCCGGTCATCATCGATGCCGAGGGCATCGTGCGTGAAGTCGACGACGCGGCCGGACGTGTGCCTGCCGCGTTGGCGGGGCTTGATCGCGCAGAGGCGCGCACGGCCATCGTGAAGATGCTAGAGGCCGAAGGCGCGTTGGTGAAGGTCGAGCCGCACGCGCATGCCGTGCGTCATTGCTACCGCTGCGACACGGTGGTGGAGCCGCGCCTGTCCGATCAGTGGTTCGTGCGCATGCGTCCGCTCGCCGACAAGGCGCTCGACGTGCTGCGCGGTGGCCAGCTGCGCATTCTGCCGGATCGCTGGGAAGCGGTGTACGTGAACTGGCTGGAAGGCATTCGCGATTGGAATATCTCGCGTCAGATCTGGTGGGGACATCGCGTGCCTGTGTGGTACTGCGACAATCCCACCTGCGCGCAGGAGCCGATCGTGTCACGCACCGATGTCACGGCGTGTCCGTCGTGCCACGGCACGGTGCGTCAGGACGAGGACGTGCTCGACACTTGGTTCTCGTCGTGGCTGTGGCCCTTCTCGACGCTCGGCTGGCCCGATGAAACGCCGGACCTCAAGGCGTTCTACCCGGGCGACGTGCTGGTGACGGCGCCGGAGATTCTGTTCTTCTGGGTGTCGCGGATGGTGATGTCGGGGTGCTGGTTCCTCGATCAGACGCCGTTCCACACCGTGTATCTGCATGGTACGGTGCGCGACATGCAGCACAAGAAGATGTCGAAGTCGCTGGGCAACGGCATCGATCCGCTCGACGTGGTGAAGCTGTACGGCGCCGATGCGTTGCGGTGGACGATGACGGCCGGCCTCGGGCTCGGCGTCGACGTCATGCTCGATCCGAACGATCTCGAGAAGTCGTTCGCGCCAGGGCGCAACTTCTGCACGAAGCTCTGGAACATCGGACGCTTCCTGCTCTCACGCGTGGGCACCGAGCCGCTGCAGTCGCTGTCGTCGATCGCGCCCGAGCGACTCACTGCGGCCGACCAGTGGATCCTCGATCGTCTCGATCAGGCCATTCTCGACTGCGACGCCGCCCTGGGTCCGCCACGTCCGGCCAACGGACACACCTGGACGGAGGCTGAGCGCGGTCGCGGTCTGCGCTTGTCGGAGTACGCCGAGGCGGCGCGCCGATTCGTGTGGAACGAGCTGGCCGACTGGTATCTCGAGGCGCTCAAGCCGCGCCTGTACGCCACGGAGGGTGAGGATCGCGAAGTGGCGCGCACCGTGCTGGCGCATGCCTTCGACGGCGCCCTGCGGCTGCTTCAGCCGGTGGTGCCGTTCATTACCGAAGCGCTGTGGCAGCAGCTGCCGAACACGCCCGAAGGTGCGTTCCTCGCCCAGGCGGCGTGGCCGGTTTCGCGTCGGGCCGATGGCGCGGCCTCGGTCGGCGCTCAAGCGTTCGAGTACACCCGCGATGCGGTGCAGGCGATCCGCAGCGTGCGTTCGGAGTACAACGTGAATCCGGGCGCGTGGGTGGAGGCGATGCTGGTAGCTCCGGCAGGGATCGCGGAGCTGCTCGATGCGCAGCGCGACACGATTGGCTCGCTGGCGCGCGCGCGCGTGGCGATGGCATCGGAGAACCCCGGGGGCGCGTCGGCGCAGCTGTTGCTGCGTGACGGCGTGGAACTGGTCGTGCCGTTGGCCGGCATGGTGGATCTCGAGAAGGAGAAGCAGCGCTTGCAGGGAGAACTCACGCAACTCGAAACGCAGTTGAACGCGCTGGACGGTCGTCTGGCCAACGAGAAATTCGTGGCCAAGGCGCCGCCGGCGTTGGTGGAGGCGGAACGTGCCAAAGCCGAGGAGTGGCGGGCCCGCTGTGAGCTGATGCGCACCAAGCTCGGTACCTTCGGCGCGTGAAGACCGCGATGAAGGCCGTTGCGCTGCGGGCGGCCGCCCTGCTGCTGCTCACCGGTTGCGCCAATCAGACGGCGCCACCGGGGGGCCCTCCTGATTTGGCGCCGCCACTGGTACTGAAAGTGACGCCGCAGGACAACGCGGTCGGCGCCAAACCGAAGGCCGTCGTGCTGCAGTTCGATGAAGTGATCAGCGAAACGCCCAAAGGCGCGAAGGACATCGCCGATCTGGTGTTCATCAGTCCCAAGAGCGGCGTGCCCAAGGTGGACTGGGGACGTTCGAAGATCGAGATTCGCCCATCGAACGGCTGGAAGCCGAACACCGTCTACTCGGTGGTGATCAAACGCGGCCTGCAGGACCTGCGCAGCAACGGCATCGACAGCACCATTCGATTGGTGTTCAGTACCGGCGGACCGATTCCGACCACGCGCATTACCGGCGTGGCCTTCGATTGGGCGGCCGGCAACGGACTCTCGGGTGCGTTGGTCGAAGCCATCGCGCCCGACAGCACCACGTATCAGGTAGTCGCCGATTCCACGGGCCGGTACGTACTGCAGTATCTGCCACCCGGCCCGTACCTGTTGCGCGCGTATGGTGATCGGAACACCAATCGCAGTCTCGATCCCATCGAAGTGTGGGACTCGGTGAGCGTGACGCTCACGCAGTCGGCCGACATCGAGTTCTATGGCTTCGCCCACGACACCGTCGGCTTGCGCGTGTCGGAAGTGACGCCGCTCGACAGTGCCGTGCTGAAGGTGGTGTTCGACAAACCGTATGCACCCGGGCGGCTGTTCGGCCCCGAGGATGTACTGATCAGGCGCAACGATTCAACGATCGTGCGCGTGAAAGCCGTGCAGACGATTCCCGAGCGCAATCTGGCCGACTCACTGCGCGCGAAAGTGCGCGCCGACTCGGTGGCGCGCGTGGCGGCGTTGCGCGATTCCACGCCGGCGTTGCGCGCCCGTACCGATTCCTTGGCACGCGTCAAGCGCGCCGATAGCCTGGCCGCCGTGGCACGCACCGAGCGCGAGGCACGGGCCCGAGCGGCGGCGCGCCGAGGCCGCCCCGGTGCCCCGATCGACACGACGCCGCCGCCGAAGCTTCGTCGCCCGCTGCTGTACAAGGAGATTTACGTGACGCTCGACACGGTGCTCGAGCCGCAGAAGCAGTTCCGGCTCACCGTGAGCAACCTGCGCAGCCTCTCCGGCACGGTCCGCTCACCGGCGCGCACGTTCACCACGCCGCGCGCCCCGAAGCCCGACAGCACGAGCGACGCCGCGAAGCGCGACAGCACGAAACGCGACACCACAGCGGTCAAACGGTGACCGCGTCGCCCAGTGAGCACGCACCGGTTCCCGCGCTGTTCATCGACCGCGACGGGACGCTGATCGCCGATGCGCACTACCTCGCCGATGCCAATCGCGTGCAGCTGATTCCCGGCGCGGCGGCGGCCGTCGCCAAAGCGAATGCGGCACAGGTACCGGTGGTCGTCGTCACGAATCAGTCGGGCATCGCTCGCGGACTGATCACGACGTTTCAGTATGAGGCGGTCCGTGATCGAACGAATGCCTTGCTGAGCGCCGATGGCGCGGCGGTACTGGCCACCTACCACTGTCCGCACTGGGGACATCCCAAGGAGCCGTGCGAGTGCCGCAAGCCGGGCCTCGGCATGTATCGCGAAGCGGCCGCAGCCTATGCGCTCGACCTGGCGCACAGTGCGTATATCGGCGACCGGTGGCGCGACGTACAGCCGGCGCTGGCCACCGGCGGCATCGGCATCCTGGTACCCGGCATCGAGACGCCCTCGGCCGATGTAGAAGAAGCGCGGTCGGCCCTCTCCGCCCGCATCTTCATGGCGGACAACATTCTGGAGGCGGTGTCGATTGCGTTGGCGATGATCGGCGCCCGGCCGCCCCTGCAGTCACCATCGGACGCGCAGTAGTTTGGGCGCCATGACATCACAAGCGCGTATCTCCGTGCTCGCGTCTGGCGGCGGATCCAACCTGCAGGCGCTCATCGACCACTTTGCGGGTCCCGCCGCCAACGCGGGCGTGCTCACCTTCGTGGCCTCTGAACGCGAGTCGGCGGGTGCGCTTGATCGCGCCCGCTCCGCCAGGATTGCCACGGGCGTGGTCGACGAGCCGAACGATAGCGATGCCATCCTCTCGCTGCTCGATGCCGCCAAGACCGATGTGCTCGTGCTGGCGGGCTATCTGAAGTTGGTGCCCGCGGAAGTCGTGCGCGCCTTCCGCGGACGCATCCTGAACGTGCACCCGGCGCTCCTGCCCTCGTTCGGCGGGCCCGGCATGTACGGGATGCGCATTCACCAGGCCGTGCTCGATCACGGTGCCACGCTTACCGGTGTCACCGTGCACTTCGTCGATGAGCACTTCGATCGAGGACCGATCATCGCGCAGTGGCCGGTGCCGGTGCTTCCCGGCGACGACGCGACGGTGTTGGCGGCGCGTGTGCTGCGCACCGAGCATCGCCTGCTCCCCCTGTGCGTCGCGGCCGTAGCATCGGGTGCGATCGTGCTCGGTGAAGACGGCCGCGTGCACGGACATCTCGACATCCCCGTGTCGGTGCATGCCCCTGAATGGCGTTTTGGGCTGGCCGAGGACGCCGCCGGTCCGTCGCTGGCATTTGCGTCTGATGTGGCGCGACTTTTTCCGCGCTGAATTGCTTCCGCTGTTCTTCTCCCTCTTCTGATCCCGTCTCCATGCGCGCGCTGCTTTCCGTTTCCGACAAGTCTGGTCTCGTGCCCTTCGCCACCGGTCTCGCCCAGAAGGGCTACGAACTGGTCTCCACCGGCGGCACGGCCAAGGTTTTGCGCGACGCCGGCCTCGCCGTGAAGGACGTCAGCGAGATCACGGGCTTTCCGGAAATGCTGGACGGGCGTGTGAAGACGCTGCACCCGGTGATTCACGGCGGTTTGCTGGCGCGACGCGACGTGGCGGAGCACATGGAGGCGATCAAGGCACACGACATCGGCACCATCGACCTGGTCGTCGTGAACCTGTATCCGTTTCGCGAAACGGCGGCCAAGCCGAAGGTGCACCCGGAAGAGGTGATCGAGAACATCGACATCGGTGGACCGTCGATGCTGCGCTCGGCCGCGAAGAACTTCGCGTCGGTGTGGGTGATCGTCGACCCGACCGACTATGCGCATGTGCTGGCGATCGTGCAGTCTGATGGTGACGACCTCGCGTTCCGCACGCTGTTGGCGGAGAAGGTGTATGCGCACACGAGCAGCTACGATTCGGCGATCGCGCAGTGGTTCGCGCAGCAGCGTAACGAGCCGTTCCCCGATCGCTTTCCCATCGCCTTCGAGAAACAGCAGGCGTTGCGCTACGGCGAGAACCCGCAGCAGCGCGCGGCCTTCTACGTGGAGAAGCCGGGTGCCGGACTCGGTGCGTTAGTGCAGAAGGGCGGCAAGGAACTCTCGTTCAACAACCTGCTCGACCTTGAAGGTGCACTGCTCGCCATCGAGCCGTTCGCCGATCAGCCGGCATGCGCCATCATCAAGCACACCACGCCCTGTGGCGTGGCAACCGGCATCGACGCCCTCTCGGCGTACAAGAAGGCGCTGGCGTGTGATCCCGTGTCGGCCTTCGGCAGTGTAATCGCGTTCACCGTGCCGGTCGATGTGGCGGCGGCGGAAGCGATCTCCAGCTTGTTCGTCGAGTGTATCGTGGCGCCGTCCTTCTCCGATGCGGCCGTCGAGATTCTCGGGCGCAAGAAGAACCTGCGGGTGCTCGAAGGCCGCGCGAACTGGCCGAAGGGCGGCATGGACTACAAGCGCGTGCGCGGCGGCCTGTTGGTGCAGGATCGCGCGCCGGCGCCGATGGCGCCGGCTACGTGGAACGTGGTGACCAAGCGTCAGCCGACCACGGACGAGATGGTGGACCTCCACTTCGCCTGGAAGTCGGTGGCGAGTGTGAAGTCGAATGCGATCGTGCTCGTGCACGACGGCGCCACGATCGGTATTGGTGCCGGCCAGATGTCGCGCGTGGACGCCAGCTTTCTTGCGGTGCACAAGGCGACGAGTGTGGGCCATGTCACCGAGGGGGCGGCCCTGGGCTCCGACGCCTTCTTCCCGTTTCGCGACGGGATCGATCAAGCGGCGGCGGCTGGTGTAAAGGCTATCGTGCAGCCCGGTGGATCCGTGCGCGACGCGGAAGTCATCGCGGCCGCCGATGAGCATGGCATCGCGATGGTGTTCACTGGCGAGCGCCTGTTCCGCCACTAGGCGAACTGCTTTTCCCCTTGGTCGGAGAGTCCGTGATGTCTCGACGTGTGACCGTGCTGTGTGCCGCCGCTTTCGGCGCGATCGTAGCTGCAACTGTTGGCGTGGCCCCACTCGCGGCGCAGAGCAAGTCGGCGAAGACAATCGCCGCGCCATCCCCCGTGCTGGTTGGTGGATGGAGCGGCACGGCCACGGTTCCACTGCCGGACAGCGTGATTGTGGTGCCGGTGCTCTACACCTTTACACAGAGCGGCACCACGATCTCCGGTCAGGCGATGGTGCCCGGTCAAGGTACGGGGCCGATCTCCAACGTCGTCGTGACCGGCAAGCAGGTGCGCTTTCGCGTGACGGCGCCCGAAGGAAAGCTGCTCGAACACGACGGCACGTTCGGCGCTGACGGCAGCATCGAGGGCATGGTGAACATGGACAAGCAGCCCATCGCCAAGTTCAAGATCTCGCCGAGAAAGGACTCGAAGTCGACCCCGAAGAAGTAGCGGCCACCGGCACGGGTGGCTCAATCTTGAGCGCCTGGAACGCCGCGTTCGACAGCAGGCAGTACGCGGCGAAGCAGTAGAAGCCGGTGCCGGCCACCGCCGAGAGATTGGCGGTGCCCTTCCCGACCAGCAGCGCGATGAGCATGCCGACGGCGAACACGTCGGCCATCGACCACTTGCTCATCGCCTGTACCACGCCGTACAGCCGATACGACGTCGCGCTGCCGCGCAGCGCGAAGATCGGGACCAACAGCGCCGCCTTGATCAGCGGCACCAGCACGCTGAAGAGCACGATCAGGCCGGCTACGAAATTGTTGCCGGTGTTGTGCAGGCTCTGAATGGCGCTGATCACACTGCGCGTCTCGTTGGACAGTTCGCGCGTGTTGCCGAACAGCTCCATGGTGGCGCGAATGGTGAGCACCGGCTGCACGAGTCCCGGCCACAGCAGCACCAGCGACACGAGCGCCAGCGCGATCGCAAGTTTGTTTCGTGGAGTCATGAGAATGTGCTAGGCGGCGAGCTGGGTGATCGCACGAACGAACGCATCCAGTTCAGCGGTCGTCGTGAAGAGCTGCGGCGTGACACGCACGCCGGTCACACCGGCGGTGTCGATCGCCACGGTGAAGATCTTAAAGCGGTCCATCAGCGCGGTGGCGAGATCGCCCGGCTTCATGCCGTCGATCCCTACGTTCGCAATGGCGCCCGTGCGCGCCGGATCACTCGGAGTGAACAGCCGCACGCGCGGCACACCACGTACCTTCGTCGTCCAGTACTGCTGCAGCCAGCGCAAGCGGGCTTCCTTGCGCTGAATGCCGATCTCCTCGTGAAAGGTGATCGCGTCTTCGATGGCGAGATCGGTGTGCACCGGATGCGTGCCGGTGTGATTGAGCTTGGCGATGCTGTTGGTGGGCTGTCCCTCGTCACCGTAGATCGGCCACAGCTTCTCGATGGCATCGCGACGCACATACAGCAGGCCGGCCCCGAGCGGCGTGCCAAGCCATTTGTGCAGACTGGCGCCGTAGAAGTCGCAGCCGAGGTCGGGCATGCGGAAGTCGAGTTGTGCGAAGGCATGGGCGCCGTCCACCATGACGGGCACGCCGCGCGCGTGCGCCATGTCGCAGATCTTCTTCACCGGCAGCACGTGGCCCGTGATATTGATCATGTGACAGACCATCAGCAGACGGGTGCGGGGCGTGATGGCGTTGGCGTACACCTGCACGATCTCGTCATCGCTACGCGGGTCGAGCGGAACGGTGACCTTGCGATTCACGATGCCCCATCGGCGGCCCATGAGCGCGAACTGATCGAGCATGGCACCGTAATCGTGCACCGCCATCACCGCTTCGTCGCCGGCCTTCCAGTCGAAACCCGAGATCACCGTGTCGAGGGACTCGGTCGTGTTACGGGTGATGATCAGCTCTTCGGGCGAACATCCGGCCAATGTCGCGAGGCGGGCCTGCACACGCGCCTTGTTGGTGCCCTGCACCGTGCGCATGTAGCGCGAGCTCTGGGCGTTCACGGCCCGCACATGGCCGATGAACCGCTCCAGGACCGGCTGCGACTGCATGGAGTAGTAGCCGTGCTCGAGGTGGATGTAGTCGGCGGGGACCAGATACTTGGCGCGGAGCACGTCCCAGAAATCGGCTCGGCTAGCCAGCTCATCTACTGGCAGGCGCGAAAAGGCTTTCAGTTGGGCCGGACTGAACAGAAGGCCCAGAGAGGCGCCTCCCAGCGCGCCGCCCACGGTACGGAGAAATTCGCGCTTGTCCATGCGTCGGGGGAGATGAGGGGCCCGGACGCGGCGGGAAGCAGTTGTGCCCCCCGTCGCTGCCTGCGAACTTACCTGATTGTGTCAGCTCCGGCCGCCCCCGGTCCGGAGCCGCCTCACCTTCCGTCCAGTCCATGACCGTCGCAGCCACCGCTTCCGCGACTGCCGCTTCCCGGCCAGCCGCCGCCATGAGTGCCGGCGCGGCCGAGCTTGATTACCGCCCGTCGTACTTGGCCGCCGGAATTGCCGGCCTTGTCGTGTTCCTCCTGTACCTCGTCACGCTGGCCCCGACGACGTCCATGTGGGACACCAGCGAGTATATCGCGGCCGCGTACGTCCTTGGTATTCCGCACCCGCCGGGCAATCCGTTCTTCGTCCTCATCGGGCGTGTGTTCGCGATCCTGCCGATCGCGCCCACCGTCGCGATGCGCATCAACGTGCTGGCGGCGCTCTCGAGTGCGGTGTCGGCCGGACTGTGGTTCCTCATTACCGAACGCGTGCTCGTGCAGTGGATGCCGCGGCGCTGGCAGCGCATCGCGGGTGGTGCGCTCGCCGCACTCATCGGCGCCACCGCGTTCACGGTGTGGAATCAGTCGGTCGTCAACGAAAAGGTGTATACCGTCTCGCTGGTGGGCCTGGCGATCATCTGCTGGCTGACCGTGCGCTGGTGTGATGATCCGGAAGGCCCCGTGGCCGACCGTCTCCTGGTGCTCGTCGCCTACCTGCTCGGACTCGGCTACGCCAACCACATGGCAGGCATGCTGGCCGCGCCTGCCGTCGGACTCGCCGTCCTGATCCGTCGGCCGTCGTCGATTCTGCGCTGGAAGTTGCTGGTGGCCTGCGGCGCCGCGCTGGTGTTCGGCATGACACCGTTCGCTACGCAGCCGATTCGCGCCGCGCACTTTCCCGCGATCAACGAAGGCGAACCGACGGGCTGCGTGACTGAGCTCAAGATGGATTGTACCTTCTCGGCGCTCACGTACGATCGCTTCATGTAC
This region of Gemmatimonas groenlandica genomic DNA includes:
- the thrS gene encoding threonine--tRNA ligase, whose product is MTAGSQSPADAAAHAHIVLTLPDGSTREVPPGTLARDVVGSIGARLLQASLAVAVDGEVLDLMTPLRASGSFVVITEKDPRAVQVLRHSGAHILATAVRRLRPDAKIGFGPAIDDGFYYDFEVEKPFTPEDLAAFEAEMKKVVAEKYPFVREEVSLAEARVRFADDPLKLERLDDFEGSDEVISTYTDGPFIDLCRGPHVPDTSYLKHFKLLTTAGAYWRGDVKRQMLQRIYATAFFKKDELEQHLHNLEEAKKRDHRVLGKALDLFQLFPVAPGAVFWTPKGTTLYNTLEAFVRERQQEAFKEIKTPLLYNKALWEQSGHWGKYKENMFLVLDSETGEHDMSLKPMNCPSHHLYFASSKHSYRDLPMRYVTFDVLHRNELSGALSGLTRVRQFAQDDCHVYLREDQIADEVKFLMDFILGYYDTFGLTAKLKFATRPEQRIGSDELWDRAEAALRAALDSTGRPYEMKEGDGAFYGPKIDFDVMDSIGRAWQLGTIQLDYNAPERFDLTYTGDDNAPHRPVVIHRAVSGSFERFIAILIEHFAGVFPVWLSPEQVRVIPIAIDYNEHAEALVARMKAAGIRATLDARNETLNYRVREGEVQKVPYMCVIGRREADENTVALRSRGAGKKQDIMSSDAFIARVLHEIADRTLAMPADVVAAASDAAATATEQPGATT
- a CDS encoding BON domain-containing protein, with product MRDRRTRSIEPQTEPQAAVAPMADVVVTPMGPSVPTHEELEARVLEAFRHDPVLEARAIDIGAVGAGTIELTGWVESTAEIAHALTLARGVPDVTAVVDHLAVHGPGSIQSHRTAQYETPRGR
- a CDS encoding valine--tRNA ligase, with amino-acid sequence MTAPDTNPLPTTYDAAATESTWYARWTEHGVFTADAERAATREPFVIVIPPPNVTAVLHMGHGLNNTVQDVLIRWRRMAGDEALWLPGTDHAGIATQNVVEKQLAAQGQTRFDVGRGPFVDKVAEFVEHTGGEILNQLKAIGSSADWSRTAYTFSPALSKSVREAFVRLHEDGLVYKGHRVIHWCPRCGTSLSDEEAEFTDTTGKLYHLRYTLADDPTQSITVATTRPETMLGDVAVAVNPEDERYLAMIGKDVVLPINGVRVPIIADSYTDAAFGTGAVKITPAHDANDFEVGKRHGLAMPVIIDAEGIVREVDDAAGRVPAALAGLDRAEARTAIVKMLEAEGALVKVEPHAHAVRHCYRCDTVVEPRLSDQWFVRMRPLADKALDVLRGGQLRILPDRWEAVYVNWLEGIRDWNISRQIWWGHRVPVWYCDNPTCAQEPIVSRTDVTACPSCHGTVRQDEDVLDTWFSSWLWPFSTLGWPDETPDLKAFYPGDVLVTAPEILFFWVSRMVMSGCWFLDQTPFHTVYLHGTVRDMQHKKMSKSLGNGIDPLDVVKLYGADALRWTMTAGLGLGVDVMLDPNDLEKSFAPGRNFCTKLWNIGRFLLSRVGTEPLQSLSSIAPERLTAADQWILDRLDQAILDCDAALGPPRPANGHTWTEAERGRGLRLSEYAEAARRFVWNELADWYLEALKPRLYATEGEDREVARTVLAHAFDGALRLLQPVVPFITEALWQQLPNTPEGAFLAQAAWPVSRRADGAASVGAQAFEYTRDAVQAIRSVRSEYNVNPGAWVEAMLVAPAGIAELLDAQRDTIGSLARARVAMASENPGGASAQLLLRDGVELVVPLAGMVDLEKEKQRLQGELTQLETQLNALDGRLANEKFVAKAPPALVEAERAKAEEWRARCELMRTKLGTFGA
- a CDS encoding Ig-like domain-containing protein, with translation MKTAMKAVALRAAALLLLTGCANQTAPPGGPPDLAPPLVLKVTPQDNAVGAKPKAVVLQFDEVISETPKGAKDIADLVFISPKSGVPKVDWGRSKIEIRPSNGWKPNTVYSVVIKRGLQDLRSNGIDSTIRLVFSTGGPIPTTRITGVAFDWAAGNGLSGALVEAIAPDSTTYQVVADSTGRYVLQYLPPGPYLLRAYGDRNTNRSLDPIEVWDSVSVTLTQSADIEFYGFAHDTVGLRVSEVTPLDSAVLKVVFDKPYAPGRLFGPEDVLIRRNDSTIVRVKAVQTIPERNLADSLRAKVRADSVARVAALRDSTPALRARTDSLARVKRADSLAAVARTEREARARAAARRGRPGAPIDTTPPPKLRRPLLYKEIYVTLDTVLEPQKQFRLTVSNLRSLSGTVRSPARTFTTPRAPKPDSTSDAAKRDSTKRDTTAVKR
- a CDS encoding HAD-IIIA family hydrolase; translation: MTASPSEHAPVPALFIDRDGTLIADAHYLADANRVQLIPGAAAAVAKANAAQVPVVVVTNQSGIARGLITTFQYEAVRDRTNALLSADGAAVLATYHCPHWGHPKEPCECRKPGLGMYREAAAAYALDLAHSAYIGDRWRDVQPALATGGIGILVPGIETPSADVEEARSALSARIFMADNILEAVSIALAMIGARPPLQSPSDAQ
- the purN gene encoding phosphoribosylglycinamide formyltransferase, translating into MTSQARISVLASGGGSNLQALIDHFAGPAANAGVLTFVASERESAGALDRARSARIATGVVDEPNDSDAILSLLDAAKTDVLVLAGYLKLVPAEVVRAFRGRILNVHPALLPSFGGPGMYGMRIHQAVLDHGATLTGVTVHFVDEHFDRGPIIAQWPVPVLPGDDATVLAARVLRTEHRLLPLCVAAVASGAIVLGEDGRVHGHLDIPVSVHAPEWRFGLAEDAAGPSLAFASDVARLFPR
- the purH gene encoding bifunctional phosphoribosylaminoimidazolecarboxamide formyltransferase/IMP cyclohydrolase, whose protein sequence is MRALLSVSDKSGLVPFATGLAQKGYELVSTGGTAKVLRDAGLAVKDVSEITGFPEMLDGRVKTLHPVIHGGLLARRDVAEHMEAIKAHDIGTIDLVVVNLYPFRETAAKPKVHPEEVIENIDIGGPSMLRSAAKNFASVWVIVDPTDYAHVLAIVQSDGDDLAFRTLLAEKVYAHTSSYDSAIAQWFAQQRNEPFPDRFPIAFEKQQALRYGENPQQRAAFYVEKPGAGLGALVQKGGKELSFNNLLDLEGALLAIEPFADQPACAIIKHTTPCGVATGIDALSAYKKALACDPVSAFGSVIAFTVPVDVAAAEAISSLFVECIVAPSFSDAAVEILGRKKNLRVLEGRANWPKGGMDYKRVRGGLLVQDRAPAPMAPATWNVVTKRQPTTDEMVDLHFAWKSVASVKSNAIVLVHDGATIGIGAGQMSRVDASFLAVHKATSVGHVTEGAALGSDAFFPFRDGIDQAAAAGVKAIVQPGGSVRDAEVIAAADEHGIAMVFTGERLFRH